The Schistocerca gregaria isolate iqSchGreg1 unplaced genomic scaffold, iqSchGreg1.2 ptg000665l, whole genome shotgun sequence genome includes a window with the following:
- the LOC126318279 gene encoding uncharacterized protein LOC126318279 translates to MSGNLSCQTEPLPRWFWQDKTDYRWKEYDSCDSDTLELISRTGGTTCEVTDKKYVCDLDQRVQYDPRNTEEKCPILRGTWFWKGTQGDWQPYPESTAEKLESAFYHALFGVELKDLGLDPYYIVLDDEVKGIGRQYDSREPRSNYKKVMRGYNGGVIQLKSDSGSKRAAVQGGEGDQLAKIELPARSRVGIWKEGPMSKKSGVIGWKMRWLALTDDFLGIYANRMKEKQRLFLSKMVFVDISPDQRATEYHYWVIRMTDAHYTFRTGSKTEAQEWISVINYLRSDKSARARESKEVRMISNTSKYDILPRRRAESGAQSGRDESVVLDGRGDQQKGKSVRGYPDEEKYRDEAEVSPACTSRPSQSVLDSDRGNFQDQQVVPLKQQSFAPESLASDIQRVSLDPQRPVASKQSQRDSLVYYQHQQPFPGGSQTADRSVASGQHVVSRQSYQQRSNLAGQLSFYPPSSGGVLASSASGDLYSWQNSGYLAGSYQYGPSSYYQPGVLRTATAPNPSSHSSQAQHYQGGLYTAFPSQPAGAVTQLQNSTHSSQYDRGAWVGYGGGAYSGASGSTSYNGGYPTATASPGLGPGQMNPNSSVDGRYGGNRSSATNSRGDYTSNPGSAAQYANASDPRAGYVCNPANTAPYSSMGNYASGLTNAAPYSNTGGSRANFASNNSMGAAQHSNTGNYATQPTNAAPHSSASDSAANCVSNNSTNAAQYSNTGSYTSHPTSAAPYSSASDSRASYAGNNPTNAAQYSSASDSRASYAGNNPTNAAQYSSVSDLRANYASNNPTNAAQYSSASDLRANYASNNPTNTAHYSNAGDSRANYESNNATNAAQYSSNYAGRPTNAVQYSNAGDSRAEYASGPASAARYPNTGGRTSHPTNATQYSSANDFRADSYANNPASAAQYSNAVGSTGHPTNTAQYSSDPRANYASNNPTNAAQYLNMSGPRSTNNYSMNAQYMGNP, encoded by the exons ATGAGTGGTAATCTGAGTTGCCAAACAGAGCCTCTACCTCG GTGGTTCTGGCAGGACAAAACAGactatagatggaaagagtacgacAGCTGCGACAGTGACACGCTAGAGCTTATTTCGAG AACTGGAGGTACAACTTGCGAAGTGACGGACAAGAAATATGTCTGTGATTTGGATCAGCGGGTACAATATGATCCAAGAAACACGGAAGAAAAGTGTCCTATTCTTAG AGGTACATGGTTTTGGAAGGGCACTCAGGGGGACTGGCAGCCCTATCCGGAAAGCACGGCAGAGAAGCTGGAGAGCGCGTTTTACCACGCGCTGTTCGGGGTGGAGCTCAAGGACCTTGGGCTGGACCCTTATTACATAGTGCTCGATGACGAAGTGAAGGGAATTGGTAGGCAGTACGACTCCAGAGAGCCTCGTTCGAATTACAAGAAGGTGATGCGTGGGTACAACGGCGGCGTCATCCAGCTCAAGTCCGATTCCGGCTCCAAGCGCGCGGCTGtgcaggggggagagggggaccAGCTCGCGAAGATAGAGTTGCCGGCGAGGTCTAGAGTTGGTATTTGGAAGGAGGGTCCTATGAGCAAGAAGAGTGGCGTTATAGGTTGGAAGATGCGTTGGTTGGCGTTGACTGATGATTTTTTGGGTATTTACGCCAACAGGATGAAGGAGAAGCAGCGTTTGTTTTTGAGCAAGATGGTGTTTGTCGACATTTCGCCGGATCAAAGGGCTACGGAGTATCACTACTGGGTGATTCGGATGACCGACGCGCATTATACTTTTCGGACGGGCAGCAAAACGGAGGCGCAAGAGTGGATTTCGGTCATTAATTATTTGAGGTCCGATAAGAGCGCCAGGGCCAGAGAGTCCAAGGAGGTTCGTATGATTAGCAACACTTCGAAGTACGACATATTGCCGAGGAGGAGAGCGGAAAGCGGGGCCCAGTCCGGTCGAGACGAGTCCGTGGTTTTGGACGGAAGGGGTGACCAGCAGAAGGGCAAGTCGGTGAGAGGTTATCCAGACGAAGAGAAGTATCGAGATGAAGCTGAAGTGAGTCCGGCTTGCACTTCGAGGCCGTCTCAGAGTGTCCTCGATTCCGACAGGGGGAATTTTCAGGACCAACAGGTGGTTCCTCTCAAGCAGCAGTCGTTTGCGCCTGAATCTCTTGCCAGCGATATACAGCGCGTTTCACTGGATCCTCAGCGCCCCGTTGCGAGCAAGCAGTCTCAGCGAGACTCGTTGGTGTATTACCAGCATCAGCAGCCGTTTCCCGGAGGTAGTCAGACGGCCGATCGTTCGGTCGCGAGTGGCCAACATGTCGTGAGTCGTCAGTCTTATCAGCAACGGTCCAACTTGGCTGGTCAACTGAGTTTCTACCCTCCTTCTTCCGGCGGGGTGCTGGCCAGCAGTGCTTCTGGAGACCTCTATTCCTGGCAAAATTCCGGATATTTGGCTGGCTCGTACCAATACGGTCCGTCGTCGTATTACCAGCCTGGCGTTCTCCGAACAGCGACTGCTCCGAATCCGTCCTCTCACTCGTCCCAGGCGCAGCATTACCAGGGGGGCTTGTACACCGCGTTTCCTTCGCAGCCCGCTGGGGCGGTCACACAGCTTCAGAACTCGACGCATTCCTCGCAGTATGACAGAGGTGCTTGGGTGGGCTACGGCGGCGGCGCCTATTCCGGCGCGAGCGGCTCGACGAGCTACAACGGCGGCTACCCGACTGCGACAGCGAGCCCGGGGCTCGGACCGGGCCAGATGAATCCTAACTCGTCCGTTGACGGCAGGTACGGCGGCAACCGCTCGAGCGCGACGAATTCTAGAGGCGACTACACAAGCAATCCGGGGAGCGCCGCTCAGTACGCGAACGCGAGCGATCCTCGGGCCGGTTATGTGTGCAATCCGGCGAACACTGCGCCGTATTCGAGTATGGGCAACTACGCGAGCGGTCTGACGAACGCTGCGCCATATTCAAATACGGGCGGTTCTCGAGCCAACTTCGCGAGCAACAATTCGATGGGTGCCGCGCAACACTCGAACACGGGCAACTACGCAACCCAGCCAACGAACGCTGCGCCACACTCGAGTGCGAGCGACTCTGCAGCCAATTGTGTGAGCAACAACTCTACGAATGCCGCGCAATACTCGAACACGGGCAGCTACACAAGTCATCCGACGAGCGCTGCGCCGTACTCGAGCGCGAGCGACTCTCGAGCCAGCTACGCAGGCAATAACCCGACAAACGCCGCGCAATACTCGAGCGCGAGCGACTCTCGAGCCAGCTACGCAGGCAATAACCCGACAAACGCCGCGCAATACTCAAGCGTGAGCGACCTTCGAGCCAATTACGCCAGCAACAACCCGACAAACGCCGCGCAATACTCGAGCGCGAGCGACCTTCGAGCCAATTACGCCAGCAACAACCCGACGAACACTGCGCATTACTCGAATGCGGGCGACTCTCGAGCCAATTACGAAAGCAACAACGCGACGAACGCCGCGCAATACTCGAGCAACTACGCGGGCCGCCCGACGAACGCTGTTCAATACTCAAATGCGGGTGACTCTCGAGCCGAGTACGCAAGCGGTCCGGCAAGCGCTGCGCGGTACCCGAACACGGGCGGCCGCACTAGCCATCCGACGAACGCCACACAATATTCAAGCGCGAATGATTTTCGAGCCGACAGTTATGCAAACAACCCGGCAAGCGCCGCGCAGTACTCGAATGCAGTCGGCAGCACGGGGCACCCGACGAACACCGCGCAATACTCAAGCGACCCCCGAGCCAATTACGCCAGCAACAACCCGACGAACGCCGCGCAGTATTTGAACATGAGCGGCCCCAGAAGCACCAACAACTACTCGATGAACGCGCAATACATGGGCAACCCCTGA
- the LOC126318277 gene encoding uncharacterized protein LOC126318277, producing the protein MASDLTLQDFFENVYTRSLPKTPLFGQSIEKHMEEQKKYINFLDEPWVVKKTCDFIRQYGLETEGIFRVPGSQKYVKELVALFDAGQNVNFDSYTQVEDVADLLKRYLRSIPEPLFSDGTDRDLLQAELKAIFADEDAKDIPTKIRSVVMRLPPYRKTLLIDLFDMLQHINANSKKNKMTSENLATILGNMSEFLSTALTPRERMMLVFTLVENYQEVFGNMHLSRVCEFETSIDPSEKKAVKIYFYDGTFRSVFMFGNETAADLKKKAQIKVRQTTDLDTSGYQLYEIWNWLQRELEDDENILNMYGSDNALLFVNRSEYRKKPTINRQLSDELLKRSLSMPSEGYMSVSVGTASKGTQKLSKATSLKKKRRQYKTAPVNQSSKSDAERRARKDSMSELNDSLNKESSEEPVADIDNQQLSADSSTVQFFGCSIYSDCRLEDGFYDISLGDSDKREFNTEQGILEIDPVHLSKEIIVVDANRDPVLRKCLNIARELDSLCSSGIARIECLAIYVSKLMGGGFVQSELRNRYVPIPMRRNIVTKEQTKQNSKERRVNILKIGEAIYGDSRHRAILFKYIADRLEPPIASCLMRSWMGGSNEFYWNIVTKANWDLPRSVYVDLTGSLTGSGRKFCDLEEPFVKLLISTLNGPWDANLVGSVRGAKQEKLEDKTYSDLIDGLEPAPIVITAANDGAEANTSSTVFPDSVVVFREMIFHNDTHQIYRAGWNGMTVVVKKTLTPNGLGDAQQKYLVKTLSAKKELRHENVIPTIEYGIRKEEGYFFVILEYMAQYSLGDWVKARYYQQLPLLNPFCILFYIHHIAKGLEYLHQKNYYHGNLTTLNVLLDGDREPYAFVKLINSELFLSEDWDPANIEDDMLFLLGVDQKDLANSPREAYIPIYQKADIWLLGIVCLELITKSMPEYSIPELCTSIQMPGLLESMVLPTHYALLSLIRMCCAAAPDQRPTSSELVALTRKLMEKENDADSWMSLPPTERTTAYSPPLQRKSA; encoded by the exons ATGGCGTCTGACCTAACTCTCCAAGATTTTTTTGAGAATGTATACACGAGGTCACTGCCTAAGACGCCTTTATTTGGTCAAAGTATCGAAAAACATATGGAAGAACAAAAGAAATACATCAACTTCCTGGATGAGCCTTGGGTAGTCAAAAAGACTTGCGATTTCATAAGACAGTATG GGTTAGAAACTGAGGGAATCTTCAGAGTCCCTGGATCTCAAAAATATGTAAAGGAACTTGTAGCGCTATTTGATGCAG GCCAGAATGTGAATTTTGACAGCTACACGCAGGTCGAGGATGTCGCTGATCTACTCAAGAGGTATCTTCGATCCATTCCAGAGCCGTTGTTTTCTGACGGAACTGATCGGGATTTGCTACAGGCAGAACTCAAGGCGATTTTCG CTGACGAAGACGCCAAGGACATCCCAACGAAAATTCGGAGCGTGGTCATGCGACTTCCCCCGTACCGAAAGACATTGCTGATTGACCTGTTCGACATGCTTCAACACATTAATGCTAATTCCAAAAAGAACAAAATGACATCAGAAAATTTAGCGACGATTTTGGGGAACATGTCAGAGTTTTTGAGCACGGCCCTAACGCCCAGGGAGCGAATGATGCTGGTGTTCACGTTGGTGGAAAACTATCAGGAGGTGTTCGGAAACatgcatctgtctcgcgtgtgtgaatTCGAGACGTCAATCGACCCATCAGAAAAAAAAGCTGTCAAAATCTACTTCTACGACGGTACATTCAGGAGCGTGTTCATGTTCGGTAACGAGACGGCCGCTGACCTGAAAAAGAAGGCGCAGATAAAGGTGAGACAGACGACGGACTTGGATACGTCCGGATATCAGCTGTACGAGATCTGGAATTGGCTGCAACGCGAATTAGAAGATGACGAAAACATTCTGAATATGTACGGAAGCGACAACGCGCTTCTGTTTGTGAACCGTTCAGAGTATAGGAAGAAGCCGACGATAAACAGGCAGCTCAGCGATGAGCTGCTCAAGCGCTCCTTGTCAATGCCGAGTGAAGGATACATGAGTGTGTCGGTAGGCACAGCGTCGAAGGGCACCCAAAAACTGTCTAAAGCCACTTCTTTGAAGAAGAAGCGTAGGCAGTACAAAACTGCGCCGGTGAACCAGTCCTCGAAGTCGGACGCCGAAAGGCGGGCTAGGAAGGATTCGATGTCAGAGCTGAACGACTCTCTGAACAAAGAAAGTAGTGAAGAGCCAGTTGCCGACATTGACAATCAGCAGCTCTCGGCTGATAGCTCAACCGTACAATTTTTCGGCTGTTCGATATACAGCGATTGTAGGCTGGAAGACGGGTTCTACGACATTTCCCTGGGAGACTCCGATAAGAGAGAGTTCAACACTGAACAGGGTATACTTGAGATAGATCCTGTGCACCTGTCGAAGGAAATCATAGTGGTTGACGCCAACAGGGATCCTGTGCTGCGGAAGTGTCTGAACATCGCAAGAGAACTGGACAGTCTCTGCAGTTCGGGCATTGCCAGAATCGAGTGCCTCGCGATTTACGTCAGCAAGCTGATGGGCGGAGGCTTTGTTCAGAGCGAACTGCGTAACAGATACGTCCCGATCCCCATGCGCCGCAACATAGTCACCAAGGAGCAAACTAAACAGAACAGCAAGGAGCGCCGAGTAAATATTCTCAAAATTGGGGAGGCAATTTACGGTGACAGCCGTCACCGCGCGATTCTGTTCAAGTACATCGCAGATCGATTGGAACCACCCATCGCGAGTTGCCTAATGAGGAGTTGGATGGGAGGCTCCAACGAGTTTTACTGGAACATCGTGACCAAAGCGAATTGGGACTTACCGCGTTCCGTTTACGTCGACCTGACAGGAAGtttgacaggttctgggagaaaatTTTGCGACTTGGAAGAACCCTTTGTCAAACTTTTGATTAGCACGCTGAATGGACCCTGGGACGCGAACCTGGTGGGCAGCGTCCGAGGCGCGAAACAAGAAAAGCTGGAAGACAAGACTTATTCTGACCTGATCGACGGCTTGGAACCCGCTCCAATTGTGATCACCGCGGCGAATGACGGCGCTGAGGCAAACACTTCCTCGACTGTTTTTCCCGACTCTGTTGTAGTCTTCAGAGAAATGATCTTCCACAACGACACTCACCAAATCTACAGGGCTGGTTGGAACGGCATGACAGTTGTGGTCAAAAAAACTCTAACGCCAAACGGGCTCGGCGACGCCCAGCAAAAGTACTTGGTCAAGACTCTTTCCGCCAAAAAGGAATTGCGCCACGAGAACGTCATACCGACCATCGAATATGGCATCAGAAAAGAAGAGGGCTACTTTTTCGTCATCCTCGAATACATGGCGCAATATTCACTCGGAGACTGGGTGAAGGCTCGATATTATCAGCAGCTGCCGCTTCTCAATCCGTTCTGCATTCTGTTCTACATTCACCATATCGCAAAGGGACTCGAATACCTCCATCAGAAAAACTACTACCACGGCAACCTGACGACCTTGAACGTTTTATTGGACGGCGACAGAGAACCCTATGCGTTTGTCAAACTGATCAATTCGGAGCTGTTTCTTAGCGAGGACTGGGATCCTGCGAACATCGAAGACGACATGCTGTTTTTGCTGGGAGTCGACCAGAAAGATCTCGCTAACTCTCCACGGGAAGCGTACATTCCAATATATCAGAAGGCCGACATATGGCTTCTAGGAATCGTGTGTCTGGAATTGATCACCAAATCCATGCCTGAGTACTCCATCCCAGAACTGTGCACCTCAATCCAAATGCCAGGACTTCTGGAAAGTATGGTGCTACCGACTCATTACGCGCTTCTGAGCCTCATCAGGATGTGCTGCGCGGCCGCTCCGGATCAGCGCCCCACCTCTTCGGAGCTCGTAGCTCTGACCCGAAAATTGATGGAGAAGGAGAACGACGCGGACAGCTGGATGAGCTTACCTCCCACGGAACGCACGACAGCCTATTCTCCTCCTCTTCAACGGAAGAGCGCATAA
- the LOC126318360 gene encoding uncharacterized protein LOC126318360 gives MPGQDGEEGTSLAAGKEASVPKAGPNDRAGAAEARPSDEARARDLDSPAQAEAAKERVSTGEKVTGDDLASKAKAAAQKLAHRSDASDLKGETSDRKNKKHEASADNQKVAATSSAAQKSKMPNSTKKSGTKESSDNVNAKPSGTATTLGAKPATTLGGKTTLGARPPATTLGGAASMGARPKLPGAAGLKGVADVKASPTVTPSSPADARVASPSTPKQEAPKQEAPKPKMTALAARLRKQREERERLEQERIEKEKEAERLALEAEKRRVEEENRIREMKKAKRTEKRAQNMQLEAEKKKEQLIMQRKQLLAKFQGAYVGALQKDEDKKGGEKRKGATQKKKKPDKTEEKKRPPKKEDTKTKTEPVEPPTESAESTTRLHQAAEESGDQRLGEAPQHEEPEPVVQESWEDEFEDEPESPPPTGDAAPVCPPPTEPKQPTVPEDENPTFEEEAPETSSANADAPSGTSEPPLRSPICCVLGHVDTGKTKLLDRIRHTDVQTGEVGGITQQIGATYFPIESIQSLTSGLIKPNVKIDVPALLIIDTPGHASFSNLRHRGSSLCDIAILVIDILHGVEAMTVESIKLLRSKKTPFIVALNKVDRLYRWRAFQNKNIQYSLKMQEKTVLQEFEDKVSTIIQQLAQYNLNAELYYKVKNIKSLAKTVSLVPTSAHTGEGIPDLIYLLVQLTQRLMKSKLQLTNEFQCTVLEVKVSEGIGPNIDVILVSGSIHEGDRFVTCGFRGPIISTVRAILTPPPMRELRVHNHYTHNKVIHASQGFKIMANGLERAVAGSPLFVFKNESELPNLIEIVMKPLELLREKIHKASHGVYVQASTLGSLEALLDFLAQSCKIPIADFGIGPVHTRDVKLASIMLEKAPEYACILAFDVDISPSAQELAETLKVKIFHADIIYQLEEQFHKYISDYRESRRVKSISEAIFPCFLKIKPGAIFNTRNPIVVGVSVKQGILKKGTPIVVWSESKEEWLNLGNVTGIERDNKPIEQALAGEEASVSIKADAGQQYLFGRHLDKDSDLYSKITRASLDALKLHYPDIVKQNLTFLKQLKKLFEIEKGIPPST, from the coding sequence ATGCCGGGGCAGGACGGAGAGGAGGGGACCAGCTTGGCGGCGGGAAAAGAGGCCTCGGTGCCCAAAGCGGGTCCAAACGACAGAGCCGGCGCGGCCGAAGCGCGTCCGTCGGACGAAGCGCGCGCCAGGGACCTCGATTCGCCCGCCCAAGCTGAGGCAGCAAAAGAACGCGTTTCGACGGGCGAGAAGGTCACCGGAGACGACCTGGCGAGCAAGGCCAAGGCGGCGGCGCAGAAGTTGGCTCATCGCTCCGACGCAAGCGATCTCAAGGGGGAAACGTCGGACCGAAAGAACAAGAAGCACGAAGCGAGCGCCGACAACCAAAAAGTGGCAGCGACCTCGAGCGCCGCACAAAAGTCAAAAATGCCAAATTCGACCAAAAAATCAGGTACAAAAGAGTCTTCAGATAACGTGAATGCCAAGCCGAGCGGTACCGCGACGACGCTCGGCGCCAAGCCCGCTACCACGCTGGGCGGCAAGACGACGCTCGGCGCCAGGCCTCCCGCCACCACGCTGGGCGGCGCGGCGTCCATGGGCGCCAGGCCCAAGCTGCCGGGCGCGGCCGGCCTGAAGGGCGTCGCCGACGTCAAGGCGTCTCCCACGGTGACTCCCTCGAGCCCCGCGGACGCCCGAGTCGCCTCGCCCTCGACGCCCAAGCAGGAGGCGCCCAAGCAGGAGGCGCCCAAGCCGAAGATGACCGCCCTGGCGGCGAGGCTGCGGaagcagagagaggagcgcgagCGTCTCGAACAGGAGAGGATCGAGAAGGAGAAGGAGGCCGAGAGGCTGGCGCTCGAGGCCGAGAAGCGGCGCGTCGAGGAGGAGAACCGAatcagggagatgaagaaggccaAGCGAACCGAGAAACGCGCGCAAAACATGCAACTCGAAGCGGAGAAAAAGAAAGAGCAGCTGATCATGCAGAGGAAGCAACTGCTCGCCAAGTTCCAGGGTGCGTACGTGGGCGCGCTGCAAAAAGACGAAGACAAGAAAGGGGGCGAGAAGAGGAAAGGCGCGACCCAAAAAAAGAAGAAGCCGGACAAAACGGAAGAAAAAAAACGGCCGCCAAAAAAAGAAGACACAAAAACCAAAACGGAACCAGTGGAACCGCCGACCGAATCCGCCGAATCGACGACCCGCCTTCATCAGGCAGCCGAAGAGAGCGGTGACCAGCGTCTAGGCGAAGCGCCCCAACACGAAGAACCTGAGCCCGTCGTCCAAGAGTCGTGGGAAGATGAATTCGAGGACGAACCCGAAAGCCCCCCCCCCACTGGCGACGCCGCTCCGGTCTGTCCGCCGCCGACCGAGCCCAAGCAACCGACGGTCCCGGAAGACGAAAACCCAACTTTTGAAGAGGAAGCGCCGGAAACCTCTTCGGCGAACGCCGACGCTCCTTCAGGCACGTCCGAGCCGCCTCTCCGATCTCCCATTTGCTGCGTCTTGGGCCACGTCGATACCGGCAAGACGAAGCTGCTGGACAGGATTCGCCACACCGACGTGCAAACCGGAGAGGTCGGCGGCATCACTCAGCAAATCGGCGCCACTTACTTCCCTATAGAGAGCATACAAAGTTTGACAAGCGGCCTCATCAAACCAAACGTCAAAATCGACGTCCCCGCGCTCCTCATCATCGACACGCCCGGACACGCCTCGTTCAGCAACCTGAGACATCGCGGGTCCTCCCTGTGCGACATCGCCATCTTGGTGATCGATATCCTTCACGGCGTCGAAGCCATGACGGTGGAATCCATCAAGCTCCTCCGATCCAAAAAGACTCCGTTCATCGTCGCGCTCAACAAGGTCGACCGACTCTACCGGTGGCGCGCGTTCCAAAACAAAAACATCCAGTACTCGCTAAAAATGCAGGAAAAGACGGTCCTACAGGAATTTGAAGACAAGGTTTCCACAATCATCCAGCAACTCGCTCAGTACAACCTCAACGCCGAACTCTACTACAAGGTCAAAAACATCAAGTCCCTGGCCAAGACCGTCTCTCTCGTACCCACCTCGGCCCACACCGGCGAGGGCATACCGGACCTGATCTACCTGCTCGTCCAACTCACTCAACGCCTCATGAAGTCAAAACTGCAACTCACCAACGAATTCCAGTGCACCGTGCTCGAAGTCAAGGTCTCCGAGGGCATAGGCCCAAACATAGACGTAATCCTAGTCAGCGGGTCCATCCACGAAGGCGACCGCTTCGTCACCTGCGGGTTCAGAGGTCCCATCATCTCCACCGTCAGGGCAATTCTAACACCCCCCCCCATGAGAGAGCTCCGCGTCCACAACCACTACACCCACAACAAGGTCATCCACGCCTCCCAAGGCTTCAAAATCATGGCAAACGGGCTGGAACGAGCCGTCGCCGGATCTCCACTCTTCGTCTTCAAAAACGAAAGCGAACTTCCAAACCTGATCGAAATCGTCATGAAACCCCTCGAACTCCTCCGCGAAAAAATCCACAAAGCCTCTCACGGCGTCTACGTCCAAGCGTCCACTCTGGGCTCTCTAGAAGCCCTCCTCGACTTCCTAGCGCAGTCCTGCAAAATCCCCATCGCCGACTTCGGCATCGGACCCGTTCACACCCGCGACGTCAAACTGGCCAGCATCATGCTCGAAAAAGCCCCGGAATACGCCTGCATACTCGCCTTCGATGTCGACATCTCTCCCAGCGCCCAAGAACTAGCTGAAACCCTGAAGGTCAAAATCTTCCACGCCGACATCATCTACCAGCTCGAAGAACAATTCCACAAATACATCTCCGACTACCGAGAGTCGCGACGCGTCAAGTCCATCAGCGAAGCCATCTTCCCATGCTTCCTCAAAATCAAGCCCGGCGCCATCTTCAACACCCGCAACCCCATCGTCGTCGGCGTATCGGTCAAACAAGGCATCTTGAAGAAGGGCACGCCCATCGTCGTGTGGTCCGAGTCCAAGGAAGAGTGGCTCAACCTCGGTAACGTCACCGGCATAGAACGCGACAACAAGCCCATAGAACAAGCTCTGGCCGGAGAGGAGGCCTCCGTCTCCATCAAGGCAGATGCCGGACAACAATACCTGTTCGGCAGACACCTGGACAAAGACAGCGACCTCTACTCTAAAATCACTCGCGCCTCCTTGGACGCCCTCAAACTGCACTACCCAGACATCGTAAAGCAAAACCTAACCTTCCTCAAGCAGCTCAAAAAACTCTTCGAGATAGAAAAGGGCATCCCACCCTCCACCTGA